The Kiritimatiellia bacterium genome window below encodes:
- the cytX gene encoding putative hydroxymethylpyrimidine transporter CytX: protein MMTGHSRNLTSLDFLVLWMGAAISLAEIWAGGLLAPLGLTAGLAAIVLGHVIGNTPMALGGLIGSRHGVPAMVSTRAALGVHGSFLPAALNCVQLVGWTAVMLWICGHTAAAVLPENAVLGARGWVLVAGAVTTAWTLTGHGLRRWLQRTAVLLLTMLSVLMTVIVFRRHALSDLLALRPAGGLSFGQGLDLVIAMPISWLPLVSDYSRFARNSRGAFWGTWWGYLLAGSWMYAVGLCAALASGSPTPDRMVMDLMARTGWAGPALLIVVLSTVTTTFLDIYSNAVSARSMAPRLNERALIVAGGVLGTLLAVFFPATEYEAFLLFIGALFCPLFGVVLADYFVIRRMRFGPTEPGVRGLAVIAWLAGWAIYRTASQLGWSLGASLPGLLGAAALYVALRKLVPAGERSGRP from the coding sequence ATGATGACGGGTCACAGCCGGAACCTGACGTCCTTGGATTTCCTGGTGCTCTGGATGGGCGCGGCGATTTCGCTCGCCGAGATCTGGGCGGGCGGACTGCTGGCTCCGCTCGGATTGACCGCGGGTCTCGCGGCCATCGTGCTGGGCCACGTCATCGGCAACACGCCAATGGCCCTGGGCGGGCTCATCGGTAGCCGCCACGGCGTGCCGGCCATGGTCAGCACCCGCGCCGCCCTCGGAGTCCACGGCTCCTTCCTGCCCGCGGCCCTGAACTGCGTCCAACTGGTCGGCTGGACGGCGGTCATGCTGTGGATCTGCGGGCACACGGCCGCCGCCGTGCTACCCGAGAACGCCGTTCTGGGAGCCCGCGGCTGGGTGCTCGTCGCGGGCGCCGTGACCACGGCCTGGACGCTGACCGGTCACGGCCTCCGGCGCTGGCTCCAGCGCACGGCGGTGCTTCTGTTGACGATGCTGTCCGTCCTGATGACCGTGATCGTGTTCCGCCGGCACGCGCTCTCCGACCTGCTGGCCCTCCGGCCGGCCGGCGGCCTCTCCTTCGGGCAGGGACTGGACCTGGTCATCGCCATGCCGATCTCGTGGCTCCCGCTCGTTTCGGACTACTCGCGCTTCGCGCGGAATTCCCGGGGCGCCTTCTGGGGCACGTGGTGGGGCTACCTGCTGGCAGGAAGCTGGATGTATGCCGTCGGCCTGTGCGCCGCCCTGGCTTCGGGGTCGCCCACCCCCGACCGCATGGTGATGGACCTGATGGCCCGGACCGGTTGGGCCGGGCCCGCGCTCCTGATCGTGGTGCTTTCCACGGTTACGACGACGTTCCTCGACATTTACTCCAACGCCGTGTCCGCCCGCAGCATGGCGCCCCGGTTGAACGAGCGCGCGCTGATCGTCGCCGGCGGCGTGCTCGGGACGCTGCTGGCCGTGTTTTTCCCTGCCACGGAATACGAGGCCTTCCTGCTGTTCATCGGCGCGCTGTTCTGCCCGCTGTTCGGTGTCGTGCTCGCCGACTACTTCGTGATCCGCCGCATGCGCTTCGGCCCGACCGAGCCCGGCGTGCGCGGCCTCGCCGTGATCGCCTGGCTCGCCGGCTGGGCGATCTATCGGACGGCGTCCCAGCTGGGCTGGAGCCTCGGCGCTTCCCTGCCCGGCCTGCTCGGCGCCGCGGCCCTGTATGTCGCCCTGCGAAAACTCGTTCCCGCTGGAGAGAGGAGCGGCCGCCCATGA
- a CDS encoding iron-containing alcohol dehydrogenase, with translation MPTVPTAQKAREMIEAVHRYGLKAPRTIVFGKNRLNELGDLAFPLAAGRKAVILLGGGSARQSGLDQRITTLLGRHGVAAEILEGVHGEPTVARVDELAARARDLQPGLIVSAGGGSVMDTGKAVAALVVNEGSVEDYLEGETQTRSLGVAPLPHVAIPTVAGTGAEMTRNAVIGCPEKKFKRSMRADSMIPTVALIDSMLALSVPHDVTASGGMDALTQLIESCISNRRRPETTALAHEGLRMAREAIAVSVDAPGNEAARDKMALVSMLGGVCLANAGLAMAHGIAAALGALYGVPHGLACGILLPYTLRYNAPACPAELAHALSAFLNQGGMAPRIVEDGIQAVENLADSIGIPPDLKEMALSEDDVQEIARRSLGTSMSGNPIPMNPDQVAEFLRPLV, from the coding sequence ATGCCGACCGTGCCCACAGCCCAGAAGGCCCGCGAAATGATCGAGGCCGTGCATCGCTACGGCCTCAAGGCGCCCCGCACGATCGTGTTCGGGAAAAACCGCCTGAACGAACTCGGCGATCTCGCTTTTCCCCTCGCCGCCGGCCGTAAAGCGGTGATCCTGCTGGGCGGCGGCTCGGCCCGGCAGTCGGGCCTGGACCAGCGAATCACCACCCTGCTGGGCCGGCACGGCGTCGCCGCGGAAATCCTGGAAGGGGTCCACGGCGAGCCCACGGTGGCCCGGGTGGATGAACTCGCCGCACGGGCGCGCGACTTGCAGCCCGGCCTGATCGTCAGCGCGGGCGGCGGCAGCGTGATGGATACCGGCAAGGCCGTCGCGGCCCTGGTCGTCAACGAGGGCTCGGTGGAGGACTACCTGGAAGGCGAGACCCAGACGCGATCCCTGGGCGTCGCGCCCCTCCCGCACGTCGCGATCCCGACCGTCGCGGGAACCGGGGCGGAGATGACGCGCAACGCGGTCATCGGCTGCCCGGAAAAGAAGTTCAAGCGCAGCATGCGCGCGGACTCGATGATCCCCACGGTGGCGCTGATCGATTCCATGCTCGCCTTGAGCGTCCCCCACGACGTGACCGCCTCCGGCGGGATGGACGCTCTGACCCAGTTGATCGAGTCGTGCATCAGCAACCGGCGGCGCCCCGAGACCACGGCGCTGGCCCACGAGGGCCTGCGCATGGCGCGCGAGGCCATCGCCGTCAGCGTGGACGCGCCGGGCAACGAGGCCGCCCGCGACAAGATGGCCCTCGTCAGCATGCTCGGCGGGGTGTGTCTCGCCAACGCCGGCCTGGCCATGGCGCACGGCATCGCGGCCGCGCTGGGCGCTCTCTACGGCGTGCCGCACGGACTCGCCTGCGGCATCCTCCTCCCCTACACCCTTCGCTACAACGCCCCGGCCTGCCCCGCCGAGCTGGCGCACGCGCTCTCGGCGTTCCTCAACCAGGGCGGCATGGCGCCCCGGATCGTCGAGGACGGCATCCAGGCCGTAGAAAACCTGGCTGACTCGATCGGCATCCCCCCGGACCTGAAGGAAATGGCCTTGTCGGAAGACGACGTGCAGGAGATCGCACGCCGCTCCCTGGGCACCAGCATGTCCGGAAACCCGATCCCCATGAACCCGGACCAGGTGGCCGAATTCCTGCGCCCGCTCGTTTGA
- the fmt gene encoding methionyl-tRNA formyltransferase → MRMLFIGSGSVACPALRELAARPDDTVAAVVTQPDRPSGRRRELAACPAKHLAETLRLPVRTPEKVGDPSELDALKALAPDLIVVADYGQFLRPALLALPARGAINIHPSLLPKYRGAAPVQWAVANGETETGVTILHVTEKMDAGDIILQEKVPIRDEHTAATLTPLLAELGATLLIRAIELIRRGAAPRRPQDEALATFAPKLAKEDGRMDWSQPAESLRNRLRGFTPWPGCFTECPKGSGRLLRMLSVRVESAAGEPGLVLDAGPEGPLIACGQRSLRWLEVQPEGRKPMPGTDFVRGYRLQPGDRVG, encoded by the coding sequence ATGCGCATGCTGTTCATAGGCTCGGGATCGGTCGCCTGCCCGGCGCTGCGCGAACTCGCCGCGCGGCCGGACGACACCGTCGCGGCCGTCGTCACCCAGCCCGACCGGCCCAGCGGACGGCGCCGGGAACTGGCCGCCTGCCCGGCGAAACACCTAGCCGAGACGCTGCGGCTCCCCGTGCGCACGCCCGAGAAAGTGGGCGATCCTTCCGAACTCGACGCCTTGAAGGCCCTCGCCCCGGACCTGATCGTCGTCGCGGACTACGGCCAGTTCCTGCGGCCCGCCCTCCTGGCGCTGCCGGCCCGGGGCGCCATCAATATTCATCCCTCCCTCCTCCCGAAATACCGCGGCGCCGCGCCCGTCCAGTGGGCCGTCGCCAACGGCGAAACGGAGACCGGGGTGACAATCCTTCACGTCACGGAGAAAATGGACGCCGGCGACATCATTCTTCAGGAAAAAGTTCCGATCCGCGACGAGCACACGGCCGCGACGCTCACCCCGCTGCTGGCCGAGTTGGGGGCCACGCTGCTGATCCGCGCGATCGAGTTGATCCGCCGCGGCGCGGCGCCGCGGCGCCCGCAGGACGAGGCCCTGGCTACCTTCGCGCCGAAGCTGGCCAAGGAGGACGGCCGCATGGATTGGAGCCAGCCGGCGGAAAGCCTGCGAAATCGCCTCCGCGGCTTCACGCCCTGGCCGGGTTGCTTCACCGAATGCCCGAAGGGTTCCGGGCGCTTGCTTCGGATGCTATCGGTCCGCGTGGAATCGGCCGCCGGCGAACCGGGCCTGGTGCTCGACGCAGGCCCCGAGGGCCCCCTGATTGCCTGCGGGCAGAGGTCGCTTCGATGGCTGGAAGTTCAGCCCGAAGGCCGGAAGCCCATGCCCGGCACGGACTTCGTGCGCGGGTACCGGCTTCAACCGGGCGACCGGGTGGGCTGA